The genomic DNA TAGGCTTACCATCAATGAAAAGACCAAGTTCATTGTCTTAAACTCATTAGAACTTGTTATTCAAAATACTTGGTTCACAAACTCTTATGGAAAAGTGAGTATTCTTTAAGCACTTTGTGAAATTATTTGGAttagtttgttttgtttggttgaCTTTTTATGTggctttgattgatttttttaacagtATACTCCAAGTGATGTTGTGGTGGATGAAGAGGATGAGATATTAGTCTTGGTGTTTGACGAAGCACTTTTTGATGGAGAAGGAGTTTTGGTGATTGAGTTTTCTGGTATCCTCAATGAGCATCTTAGAGGATTCTATAGATGGTACTTCCTTTTTCCCTTTACTATGTTACATTGAACACCTTATTATAACGTAAATATGCGGCTACAATTGCAGTTGTGATACCGATGTAAAGACCTCTAAAACTTTTATGTCGCAGCTGCGATACCGTTGTAAACCTTAAAAAAACTTGCTTGATGAATTAAACGACTCTCACTTGATGCCTTTAGAGTCAATCAAACTTGTGCATTAATTTGAACAGCACTTATGTTGATGGAGAAGTGAAGAAAAATATGGCCACAACACAGTTTGAGGCAGTAGATGCAAGAAGATGTTTTCCATGCTGGGATGAACCTGCTCTAAAGGTATGTGTGTAGAATTCTATTCTTATCATCAATTTATAAGACTAATAGCTTTGACCATTCTAAATTACAGGCAAGTTTCAAGGTAACACTTACTGTGCCATCAGATTTAACTGCATTGTCTAATATGCCAgttgaaaatgaaaagctaGATGGTGAATTAAAGACTGTTTATTTTGAGGAGTCTCCTATCATGTCAACTTATTTGGTGGCTGTTGTTGTCGGCTTATTTGATCATATCGAGGATAGAACTTCTACTGGTATGCAAATGAGTttatctactggcataagcacttatgagaccgtttggattgacttgtttgagtttatctactaacATAATCACTTGTGTGACTGTTTGGGAAAGCTTATGGAAATAGCTTAAGAcatctataagttgttttcagctcaTTTTCATAAGCACTTGACTTCAAGATAATCACTTGTGACACATTTGCTTATGCAATCCTCTTATGCTGTGTTGATCATTTTTTGAACTTTCTTTATAGGGGTTGTGGTTGGTTTATATTGTGCTGTTGGAAAGAGTGATCAAGGGAAGCTTGCATTGGATATAGCTGTGAAGGCACTAGAAATATATACCAAGTGAATTCTTCCTTCCCTTTCAACTTTTAGAATACTCATTGTATACATAAATCTACATTTGCATGGAAACTCAACCACCTTAATTTTGTTAACAAAACTGTCTAGATATAAATAAACACTATACGGTATACATGGAAGGAAAGGTAAATATCAATTTCCTTCAATAAAACTCTTTGCTTGTATGAGAGGAAAAGAAGTaaagaaagaaggaaatgaTCCATTCAATGGAAAGAGTGTCCAGTGTCCGATATTAACGCGACACCGACACAAGTCGTTACATTTAGTTATTATATTTCCTCAAACTATTACTGATGTGTGTTATGTCCGGTGTTCGTGTACTCTTCCGTTGCTGTTggttaattttgtctttgacATCATCTAGGTACTTCTCAGTGCCTTATCCACTTCCTAAGCTGGATCTGGTTGCAGTTTCTGAGTTTTCTGCTGGAGCCATGGAGAATTATggtttaatcatatatagagAAAGTGATCTTCTTTACCATGAATTGCACTCTGCACCTGCAAAGAAGCAAAGAGTATGTTTCATAGTTAATCTTATTTTTGACTTTCagcattatatttgttttgaaaaattactGTGTTTTTGTGAACATGATTATTTAGTTAGGTTCATCTATACTTGAATTGCATGTTGGTGAATTGAATAATCCATCATATATTAATATCCTTCATTTGTTTCCTTTAGATAACAATTGTCACAGCTCATGAAGTAGCTCATCAATGGTTTGGAAATTTGGTAACAATGGAATGGTGGACTCATTTATGGCTCAATGAAGGTTTTGCAACATGGGTAATTGGTTCTCTTAACCTTCTGGATTTGAGTTATAACCATTGATTGATCTATGAATAATCTTCATACTTTGTAACATGTTTTCAGATAAGTTATATGGTCACCAACATCTTATATCCAGAATGGAATATTTGGAGTCAGTTTCTTCTAGAAACTGCTAGTGGTTTACGAATGGACGCATTGGAAAAATCACATCCAATTGAGGCAAGAAAGTTACAGTATTTCTGACTGTAAACAAATAATGATGTTCcacttctttcatttatctttttctaatgCGACAGTTAtttggacggagggagtattattttgtCTCACACTCCACTTTGTCAGCAAAAAAGGAAATTGGCATTACAAATGTGATTCTCAAGCATATAATGTACATAATATATTGACACAAGTTGCTCCTGTATAACACATTTTCAGGTAGAAATATATCATGCAAGATCAGTTATTGAAATTTTTGATGCTGTCAGCTATGAGAAAGGATCTTCTGTAATTAGAATGTTGCAGAGTTACCTTGGAGATGTTACATTTCAGGTGACAACTGAACTATTGATGTGGACCTAATTATGTCTTTGCatagaaaaaaaactattcatgATTTCATCCTTTATATATTCATTGAATATTTCTATGAAGTTTATACATTTGATATGAAAACCCTCAATGGtttacttttaaatttaaacttacattatttgtttgaatttagaCTTGCATGAAATCACCTAAACAAATATGCTTCTTCCTGCAACATTTCTATCAGTCTGTTTTGACActgcattattttatttttaaacaagaaATCATTAAGCACATATATAAGGAAATATCAAGCCAAAAATGCAAGAACAGAAGATCTATGGAATGTGCTTTCAGAGGTATCTGGTGAGCCAGTCGACATAATGATGCACAATTGGACAAAGAGCACAGGATATCCGGTTATTCATGTTCAATTAACAGCTAACATTTTGGAATTCAAACAGGTATTATGAAGTTGCAATCAAAACTAACATGCACCATAGACAACAAGTTTTCAACTTTCACctttgaaaataacatttattggCAATAAAATTTGCAGTCGCGATTCCTTTTATCCGGTTTTCATGTCGATGGACAGTGGATTGTTCCAATAACCTTGTGTATTGGTTCATATGAAAGACAGACAAAATTTCTTTTGGAGAAAAGCGACGGAAGGGTGGATATATCTGAACTGGTTCAATATATTGGTGATGATGtaaattcaaatgaaaataagCATGAGGAGGATAGTCAAGAAAATCTATGGATCAAAGTCAATGTTGATCAAAGTGGTTTTTATAGGGTAAATTATGAAGACAAGCTTGCAGTTCGATTGAGGAAAGCCGTACAAAACAATTACTTGCTTCCTACTGATAAATTTGGTGTGTACAAAATCGTAGtgttatataaatagaaacctatgatataatttttttctaggAAGTTTTATTTAAGAGGATATGATAAGTCACCAATGCATGATCGCAAATGAAATGAGAAGTTTAATACAAACTACAAAAGCCATAAGAGAcgtgaatttttattttacaggcATTTTGGACGATGGAAACGCTCTTTGTCAGGCTTGTGAACAGTCACTGTCATCTTTGCTTATGTTGATGGATGTTTACAGAAAAGAGTTAGATTATGTTATTGTATCAAGGCTGATTGATGTAAGCATGTACATCTTCTCTACTGTACTTTCACTAATAACCTTGATATCTATCTATAGTGGCACAATATCGTAATTCTTTTTTATGACAGGTTTGTTATTGTGTTCTGAAAATCGCCATTGATGCCATTCCAGATTCGGTGAATGAATTGAAGCAATATTTTATCAGCCTTCTCATGTATTCAGCAGAGTAAGACTGTTGCAAACTTCACTTAAATAATTCACCATAATGGTTGGAATTTCCCTTTGAGTGAATATTTACTTTGATTGTGAATTTTTGTCATGTTCAGAGCATACTATAGATATAGGGTCCACACATATTGTGCACTTGTATTGTATAGTATCATCAGTATGATTTTCTGCATTCAACTTCATGATTAATATCATGTAATCTGAATATGTCTTAAAATCCATTTCTGTTAAAGGCAGTTAGTTTCTTACCTTGCAAGATATTACATACTTTATACTGTTTGTGCAGACAGCTAGGTTGGGATTCAATATCTGGCGAAGACCATTCTAATTCACTTTTGAGGGGGGAAGTTATTGAGGCATTGGCTACCCTTGATCATGATAAAACTCAACGTGAAGCAATGCGCCGTTTTCAGATTTTGTTGAACGACAGAAACACTTCTCTGCTTTCAGCCAACACCAGAAAGGTAATATATATGCAAGCCTTTTTCCCCGTCAAGAATACAAATCATTGTTTTGATTCTATTTACTTTTGACAtgtatatttgtaaaatatttgtCAGGCTGCTTATATAGCTGTAATGAGGAGTACTACTGGTGAAAGGAGTGGATTGGAGTCTCTGTTCAGTTTCTATAAGAGCACTGATGTTTTGCAAGAAAGAGACAGGATATTGCGTATGACACTAGCCTTTAACCCTTGACTAGCTAGAAGCTTTATTGATCTCTTATggcataagcgcttatcatataagtgcttagataaaataaagtaaaaactgtttttataaACAATCTTTGAGAGCTTATGAAATAAGCGGAAACGGTTTATGGACGTGTCACAAACTGTCTTCATAAGCTCTATCAAACAGTCTCACTCAAGTCAATTTGCTTAATCTGTCAATTTAAACAGACTCTTAATCTGAATGCATCTTCTAGAATTCTATGATTATATTGCATAGAGTGCTAAGTTActtgattaaatatgttttgttatGAACTCATGCAGGTTGTATTGCATCAAGTGCAGACCCAAATGTTGTTCTAGAGGTTCTGAATCTTTTGTTGTCTGATGAGGTATTATAGTTTTCTAATGCAAATTCTGGTTATAAGCAGATAAAATGAATTCCCTTCTCAATTGATTGACCTTTGTTCATTGAAATTATTTATAGATTCCAGATCAAGATATTGTTTATGTGCTAGGCGGAATAAGCTTAGAAGGCGGTAGAACTGCAGTCAAATGGTTGAAGGTATGTACTTATCTTGATCCGTGAGAAATAACTAACAGCAATGAGTATGTAATATTTAGCTAATAATATGTTTGAAAAAAGATTTGCAAAGCTGTTCTGAAACTCAACTTAAATTAGTGGAtgtctattttgattgaatttatgGGATCATTCTGGTTTGATACCTAATGCAGGATAATTGGGAAAGAATCTTGGCCAAATATGGCGGTGGACTCTTACTCACCAACTTCATAAGTCTAATAGTTCCACGGGTAAGAAAATGCAGAGAAAGATGAGTTAGTGGATAAATTACTGAATTTCCAATTTGCTTCAATCTATTCAAACATATTTAATGTGGGTTCTAATGAATTAGTCACATATTCAAGTATACCGAGTGTGAGAACCTATGATGCACCGACACACACGCGAACACCGGACACGAAGTTGACATTGACACGTTGACactggtaataatttgagagaatgaaataattaaatgtaaccacatgtgtcggtgtcagacacaAATGTACACAGGTGCTACATAGGTGACAACTGTGAAAATTAAGATCAGTAAATGATGTCAATTCCAATGTAATGAGAGGTGACAATATCAGTATGTTTTCAAAATTGAAACCTCTCATTCCTTGAATTCATTCATGATGTGGTAGGTTAACAGCAATGAGGAAGCAGATGATATAGAAGCATTTTTTGCCAGCCGCATGAACCCTTCCATCGTTATGAACTTGAACGTAAGCATCGAAAAGATCCGCATCAAAGCAAGGTGGATTGAGAGTGTGAAGCAAGAACACTCTCTGCCAGACTTGATCAAACAATTAACTCAAAGAAAATGATAACTTTGACATCAATTTCCTATTAGCAAGTAACAATTCAAGTAAGCAATGTGTTCTGCTTCAGCAGACTAGGATATTCCTAATGTTGTTACTATGCATGGAATTATAAACATTGAGTACAGTCTAGTTTATCAATAGTTTGGGCAAAAACAAAGTTACCAAACTACTATATACATCGTTTCAAGTTTGTATCTATGGATTGGACACCAACATGAACACCGTCACACTTTCAATATAAAGTGTCGGTGCTGCATAGTTTGTATCATCCTCGTTTGTATGAACTTTGAAATGTCATGTCTACTCGCTGGATGTTTAAATTTTCAGGAGACTCATAGTTATCTTTATAAAACAACATTCTTTCTAGTCTCATTCATGTGACATGCaattatgaataataataatactgtGAGTGACAAAAAGATGATGTTAACTATCCTTTGAATTTTGATTACTTAAACAATGTTTGAACCATAACTAGAaaaaacattcaataatcttacaATCGAAGCATCCAAAACTGGCCATATCATATACACAAAGCATACAAAAGCCACACCCCactcaagaaaagaaaaagagcaCTACATTACTACAATATCTGTATGTCAGAATTCTCTTTGCACAAGAACTAATTCCTCTGTATGAAAATGAAATCTATATATCTGAATATCTATCAACAAACCATTTAGAGAAAAACTGTTTTAAATAACAATCAAGAATAAAGCAAATATCAATCTTGTAACTTGAACTTGGTCTAGTTTCATTTTAAATATAAGGGTTTTGTAAAGGACCAAGATTGGACCTCCCAATTCCTTGCTTCTCCCTCAAGGAATTCATCTTAGCCATCCTCAACCCAGCTCTAAAATTCTGTATAAAGTTCTGAGCTTTGGTATCAACATCTGGACTAGGACAAAACAACGGATTTGCACTTGCATTTCCAATTTCAGTGGCATTCTTCTCTTCACCATCTTCAGCATAGGGACTATTACTACATTGGCTAACTGGTGACTCAACAACTTCATCTGAATCTGGTGAACCACTCCTCGAACTACCAATGCTATCAACCCTAACATAATCACCCTGAACTCTAAACTTCCACGCCGGTAACTTAAACGGTGGAGGCGGTGGCGGAGGAGGGATAGGAATCAAGGGTGACTCATTACCAGTCATCACCACATTCTTTTCCAATCTATAATTAGAATTCTCTCTTGCCATAGGAACAAGGTAGGTTTTTTTGTGTTTGCTTTTGTTCGAAGTGAACAGGTTGTGAAAAACCGACGCTGGGGGAGGCGGGGGTGGCGGCGGAGGGGGTTGTGAAACAAGTGGCGAAGGTTGAGAATTTTGAATggtttcaaaattttcaacactttttgatctttgtttcttcttctttcctctTAATGAAGCTAAAAACTCTTTAGTAGCATTCCCTCTTTTCTTCTTAAGAGGAATGCCTGTCTTTCTCTCCGCCATTGACCGCTGTGGCACCGTCTGTGGTAGATAATTCTCAACGAAAAAATCATTATCTTCCAATTTCTCGATCGCTTTCGGTTGATTTGTTCGCTTGAAATTTCCTCGAACACCTTTAGTCCTCATCACCGGCAGTTGTGGATTTAGCTCCTGTTCCGGCACTGGCGAAGAAAATTCTGCAGAAGTAACTGCTGCCGTGTTTACTTCAGATTCACTCctaattttcttcttcctcgCAGCCGGTTGCCGATGCGGATTAAGCTCCGGTTCCGGCACCAGAGAGGAAAATTCCGCAGAAGTCACTACTGCCACGTTTTCCATAGATGCACTCCTGgttttcttcttcctcaacGCAGGTATCGGTTGCAGAGGCGGCGGTTGTGAATTCTCCACAACAGAATCATTGATTACCGATTTCTCAACCGTTTCCACTTCATACATCGGATCAACATTTCTTCCAACATCTTCAGTTTGAGAATCTGGCACTGGTTTCACCTCCGGTCGCCGGGAAACTTCACCGGAAGTAACCTTTTCCCGGTgaaattcatcttcactttccAATCTAGAGTTCCGATAAGGGA from Medicago truncatula cultivar Jemalong A17 chromosome 8, MtrunA17r5.0-ANR, whole genome shotgun sequence includes the following:
- the LOC11418915 gene encoding aminopeptidase M1, whose protein sequence is MEKKHIIDEFKGQTRLPNFAIPKQYELHLIPNFSSCTFSGTVQVRLTINEKTKFIVLNSLELVIQNTWFTNSYGKYTPSDVVVDEEDEILVLVFDEALFDGEGVLVIEFSGILNEHLRGFYRCTYVDGEVKKNMATTQFEAVDARRCFPCWDEPALKASFKVTLTVPSDLTALSNMPVENEKLDGELKTVYFEESPIMSTYLVAVVVGLFDHIEDRTSTGVVVGLYCAVGKSDQGKLALDIAVKALEIYTKYFSVPYPLPKLDLVAVSEFSAGAMENYGLIIYRESDLLYHELHSAPAKKQRITIVTAHEVAHQWFGNLVTMEWWTHLWLNEGFATWISYMVTNILYPEWNIWSQFLLETASGLRMDALEKSHPIEVEIYHARSVIEIFDAVSYEKGSSVIRMLQSYLGDVTFQKSLSTYIRKYQAKNARTEDLWNVLSEVSGEPVDIMMHNWTKSTGYPVIHVQLTANILEFKQSRFLLSGFHVDGQWIVPITLCIGSYERQTKFLLEKSDGRVDISELVQYIGDDVNSNENKHEEDSQENLWIKVNVDQSGFYRVNYEDKLAVRLRKAVQNNYLLPTDKFGILDDGNALCQACEQSLSSLLMLMDVYRKELDYVIVSRLIDVCYCVLKIAIDAIPDSVNELKQYFISLLMYSAEQLGWDSISGEDHSNSLLRGEVIEALATLDHDKTQREAMRRFQILLNDRNTSLLSANTRKAAYIAVMRSTTGERSGLESLFSFYKSTDVLQERDRILRCIASSADPNVVLEVLNLLLSDEIPDQDIVYVLGGISLEGGRTAVKWLKDNWERILAKYGGGLLLTNFISLIVPRVNSNEEADDIEAFFASRMNPSIVMNLNVSIEKIRIKARWIESVKQEHSLPDLIKQLTQRK
- the LOC11418916 gene encoding uncharacterized protein; this encodes MEQEEDISPFWLPKTTTNHHRLRRTYSLLLTTTTTLFLILITILIFILIVVPTIYSFISNIFKFKPQDVKHSWDYLNLILVLFAVVCGFLTKNDTNETQTTPRRFDSYNTHRRSFSNPDTETPPFWYGNENPSVFNRLRSGGSYPDLRRPEVVVADGGDDRYRFYDDTRVNFRYRYPRFQDEDEFHRETVTSGETFRQPEVKPVTESETPPFWYENSSLSSFNRLRSRGSYSDLRRSEAVVVDDERYRFYDDTHIHFPYRNSRLESEDEFHREKVTSGEVSRRPEVKPVPDSQTEDVGRNVDPMYEVETVEKSVINDSVVENSQPPPLQPIPALRKKKTRSASMENVAVVTSAEFSSLVPEPELNPHRQPAARKKKIRSESEVNTAAVTSAEFSSPVPEQELNPQLPVMRTKGVRGNFKRTNQPKAIEKLEDNDFFVENYLPQTVPQRSMAERKTGIPLKKKRGNATKEFLASLRGKKKKQRSKSVENFETIQNSQPSPLVSQPPPPPPPPPPASVFHNLFTSNKSKHKKTYLVPMARENSNYRLEKNVVMTGNESPLIPIPPPPPPPPFKLPAWKFRVQGDYVRVDSIGSSRSGSPDSDEVVESPVSQCSNSPYAEDGEEKNATEIGNASANPLFCPSPDVDTKAQNFIQNFRAGLRMAKMNSLREKQGIGRSNLGPLQNPYI